A window of Nicotiana tabacum cultivar K326 chromosome 24, ASM71507v2, whole genome shotgun sequence contains these coding sequences:
- the LOC107774871 gene encoding uncharacterized protein LOC107774871 isoform X2, with amino-acid sequence MGGCVSSPTKKIKLKTKCIRKSRRFRRKAPSSVSVAPIEQLTGVRNYVRDVDVGEFVTIDYESRAAPIGGGDCVLNPAFHLSQNFHHVDVTGVSQEEAWFDSFSVLESDSDEDFTSVLGEICPSLVIASMSILDHQSQIESASHSYDTINNNDISCVDGNFTKRNNIVEDPILTSQRRKLSVVTLAVNKKLHDGETTTEFCSSRRLLYRPRAGFVVPHYIDMKQTQGCWSRIAPSVFKLRGMNYFRDKRKFPAPNYCPYVPIGVDLFVSPRKISHIARYLELPFVEPHDKVPSLLIVNIQLPSYPASMFLGENDGEGMSLVLYFKVSENFEKEISPQFQDSIKRLVMDEMETVKGFAKESTVPFRERLKIMVGVANPEDLHLNPAEKKLLHAYNEKPVLSRPQHAFYEGGNYFEIDLDVHRFSYISRKGFDAFRERLKHGILDLGLTIQHV; translated from the exons ATGGGTGGATGTGTTTCGAGTCCGACTAAGAAGATAAAGTTAAAGACAAAGTGCATTCGCAAGTCTCGTAGATTTCGAAGAAAGGCACCATCTTCTGTTTCTGTTGCACCGATAGAGCAACTTACTGGTGTGAGAAACTATGTAAGAGATGTTGATGTTGGTGAGTTTGTCACAATAGACTATGAGAGCAGGGCTGCACCTATTGGTGGAGGGGATTGTGTGTTAAATCCAGCATTTCATCTCTCCCAAAACTTTCATCATGTAGATGTAACTG GAGTAAGCCAAGAGGAAGCATGGTTTGATTCTTTCAGTGTCCTTGAGTCTGATTCAGACGAAGACTTCACTAGTGTTCTTGGGG AAATTTGCCCTTCATTGGTCATTGCTTCTATGAGCATATTAGATCATCAAAGTCAAATCGAAAGCGCCTCACACTCTTACGATACCATCAACAACAATGATATATCATGT GTAGATGGAAATTTTACTAAGCGGAACAACATTGTGGAGGATCCAATTTTGACATCTCAAAGAAGGAAGTTATCAGTTGTAACACTTGCTGTTAATAAGAAACTGCATGATGGGGAAACGACGACTGAGTTTT GTTCTTCAAGGAGATTATTGTATCGTCCAAGAGCAGGATTTGTTGTTCCACATTATATTGATATGAAACAAACTCAAGGATGTTGGAGTCGCATTGCACCTTCTGTATTTAAGCTTCGTGGCATGAATTATTTCAG GGATAAAAGGAAATTTCCTGCCCCTAACTATTGCCCTTATGTACCTATTGGTGTTGATCTATTTGTTTCTCCGCGGAAGATATCTCATATTGCACGGTATCTTGAGCTTCCCTTTGTAGAGCCACATGATAAAGTCCCATCGCTTCTCATCGTCAATATACAG CTGCCTAGTTATCCTGCCTCAATGTTCCTTGGTGAAAATGATGGGGAGGGAATGAGCCTTGTACTATACTTCAAAGTatcagaaaattttgaaaaagagatTTCTCCACAATTTCAAGACAGCATAAAG AGATTAGTAATGGATGAGATGGAAACTGTAAAAGGTTTTGCAAAGGAATCAACAGTTCCTTTCAGAGAAAGACTAAAAATCATGGTTGGCGTAGCCAACCCTGAAGATCTTCATTTAAATCCCGCGGAGAAAAAACTTTTACATGCGTATAATGAAAAACCAGTGCTTTCGCGTCCTCAACATGCCTTCTACGAG GGAGGCAACTACTTTGAGATAGACCTGGATGTTCATCGATTCAGCTACATATCCAGGAAAGGATTTGATGCATTCCGAGAACGACTGAAACATGGAATTCTTGATCTTGGATTAACAATTCAG CATGTATAG
- the LOC107774869 gene encoding putative WRKY transcription factor 4, whose translation MAENEGSSSSSSTSRAQLLRPTITLPPRNSMESLFSGGSNGISPGPMTLVSSFFSDNDPDSDCRSFSQLLAGAMSSPAGFSGVRPGFPPVPPPSTAAMAQEYKQSRPTGLVISQPPTTFTVPPGLSPGGLLDGFFSPGQGPFGMSHQQVLAQFTTQAAPAQSQLHIRPDYPSSSTAAAASLSQFQSLASNAAANQQIPPPALNPNIVKESSDVSLSDQRSEPASFAVDKPADDGYNWRKYGQKQVKGSEYPRSYYKCTHSNCPVKKKVERSLDGQVTEIIYKGQHNHQPPQSSKRSKESGNPNGNYNLQGSYEPSSEGLAGNFNKPKEGETSYSLRMKDHESSQATHDQISGSSDSEEVGDAQTRVDGRDIDERESKRRAVEVQTSEAACSHRTVTEPRIIVQTTSEVDLLDDGYRWRKYGQKVVKGNPYPRSYYKCTSQGCNVRKHVERAASDPKAVITTYEGKHNHDVPAARNSSHNTTNNSMSQLRPHNPVVDKPAAMRRTDFPNNEQQPIVLLRFKEEQIT comes from the exons ATGGCTGAGAATgaaggatcatcatcatcatcatcaacgtcAAGAGCTCAATTACTACGTCCAACAATAACTTTACCACCGAGAAATTCAATGGAAAGTTTATTTTCGGGCGGGTCAAATGGTATTAGCCCGGGTCCAATGACCCTAGTATCCAGTTTCTTCTCGGATAATGATCCGGATTCGGATTGTCGTTCGTTTTCTCAGCTTCTCGCCGGTGCAATGTCATCTCCGGCGGGTTTTTCCGGCGTTCGACCGGGTTTCCCGCCAGTTCCTCCGCCGTCTACGGCGGCTATGGCTCAGGAGTATAAGCAGAGTAGGCCAACGGGTTTGGTGATAAGTCAGCCGCCTACAACGTTTACTGTACCGCCTGGATTGAGCCCAGGTGGTTTGCTTGATGGGTTCTTCTCACCTGGCCAG GGCCCTTTTGGAATGTCACATCAGCAAGTGCTTGCTCAATTTACAACTCAGGCAGCCCCTGCTCAGTCTCAACTGCACATTCGGCCTGACTATCCGTCTTCTTCAACAGCAGCTGCAGCGTCATTGTCACAGTTCCAGTCCTTAGCATCAAATGCAGCAGCAAACCAACAGATACCTCCTCCTGCATTAAATCCTAACATCGTGAAAGAGTCATCAGATGTTTCCTTATCTGATCAGAGGTCAGAACCTGCTTCCTTTGCTGTTGACAAACCTGCTGATGATGGCTACAACTGGCGAAAGTATGGGCAGAAGCAGGTCAAGGGAAGTGAATATCCGCGAAGCTATTACAAGTGTACACATTCAAATTGTCCAGTCAAGAAGAAGGTTGAGCGCTCCCTCGATGGTCAGGTGACTGAGATTATATATAAGGGCCAGCACAACCATCAGCCGCCTCAATCTAGTAAGCGTTCAAAAGAAAGTGGAAATCCAAATGGAAATTATAATCTTCAGGGGTCCTATGAGCCCAGCTCTGAGGGTCTGGCCGGAAATTTTAACAAACCCAAGGAGGGCGAAACATCCTATTCGTTAAGAATGAAGGATCATGAATCCAGCCAAGCAACACATGACCAGATCTCCGGATCAAGTGACAGTGAGGAAGTGGGTGATGCTCAGACTAGAGTGGATGGAAGAGACATTGATGAACGGGAATCAAAGCGGAG GGCTGTGGAAGTACAAACTTCAGAGGCAGCTTGTTCTCACCGGACAGTTACAGAACCTAGGATCATTGTACAAACAACCAGTGAAGTTGATCTATTGGATGATGGTTATAGATGGCGAAAGTATGGACAGAAGGTTGTTAAAGGAAACCCCTATCCAAG AAGCTATTACAAATGTACCAGCCAAGGATGTAACGTAAGAAAGCATGTCGAAAGGGCGGCAAGTGACCCTAAAGCAGTCATAACAACATATGAGGGTAAACATAATCATGATGTGCCTGCAGCTAGGAACAGTAGCCATAATACCACTAATAACTCTATGTCACAATTGAGGCCACACAACCCTGTAGTTGATAAACCGGCTGCAATGAGAAGAACTGACTTTCCAAACAATGAACAACAACCTATAGTGCTTCTACGTTTCAAAGAAGAACAAATTACATGA
- the LOC107774871 gene encoding uncharacterized protein LOC107774871 isoform X1: MGGCVSSPTKKIKLKTKCIRKSRRFRRKAPSSVSVAPIEQLTGVRNYVRDVDVGEFVTIDYESRAAPIGGGDCVLNPAFHLSQNFHHVDVTGVSQEEAWFDSFSVLESDSDEDFTSVLGEICPSLVIASMSILDHQSQIESASHSYDTINNNDISCVDGNFTKRNNIVEDPILTSQRRKLSVVTLAVNKKLHDGETTTEFCSSRRLLYRPRAGFVVPHYIDMKQTQGCWSRIAPSVFKLRGMNYFRDKRKFPAPNYCPYVPIGVDLFVSPRKISHIARYLELPFVEPHDKVPSLLIVNIQLPSYPASMFLGENDGEGMSLVLYFKVSENFEKEISPQFQDSIKRLVMDEMETVKGFAKESTVPFRERLKIMVGVANPEDLHLNPAEKKLLHAYNEKPVLSRPQHAFYEGGNYFEIDLDVHRFSYISRKGFDAFRERLKHGILDLGLTIQAQKQEELPERVLCCVRLNKIDFVNRGQIPQLITPVDN; this comes from the exons ATGGGTGGATGTGTTTCGAGTCCGACTAAGAAGATAAAGTTAAAGACAAAGTGCATTCGCAAGTCTCGTAGATTTCGAAGAAAGGCACCATCTTCTGTTTCTGTTGCACCGATAGAGCAACTTACTGGTGTGAGAAACTATGTAAGAGATGTTGATGTTGGTGAGTTTGTCACAATAGACTATGAGAGCAGGGCTGCACCTATTGGTGGAGGGGATTGTGTGTTAAATCCAGCATTTCATCTCTCCCAAAACTTTCATCATGTAGATGTAACTG GAGTAAGCCAAGAGGAAGCATGGTTTGATTCTTTCAGTGTCCTTGAGTCTGATTCAGACGAAGACTTCACTAGTGTTCTTGGGG AAATTTGCCCTTCATTGGTCATTGCTTCTATGAGCATATTAGATCATCAAAGTCAAATCGAAAGCGCCTCACACTCTTACGATACCATCAACAACAATGATATATCATGT GTAGATGGAAATTTTACTAAGCGGAACAACATTGTGGAGGATCCAATTTTGACATCTCAAAGAAGGAAGTTATCAGTTGTAACACTTGCTGTTAATAAGAAACTGCATGATGGGGAAACGACGACTGAGTTTT GTTCTTCAAGGAGATTATTGTATCGTCCAAGAGCAGGATTTGTTGTTCCACATTATATTGATATGAAACAAACTCAAGGATGTTGGAGTCGCATTGCACCTTCTGTATTTAAGCTTCGTGGCATGAATTATTTCAG GGATAAAAGGAAATTTCCTGCCCCTAACTATTGCCCTTATGTACCTATTGGTGTTGATCTATTTGTTTCTCCGCGGAAGATATCTCATATTGCACGGTATCTTGAGCTTCCCTTTGTAGAGCCACATGATAAAGTCCCATCGCTTCTCATCGTCAATATACAG CTGCCTAGTTATCCTGCCTCAATGTTCCTTGGTGAAAATGATGGGGAGGGAATGAGCCTTGTACTATACTTCAAAGTatcagaaaattttgaaaaagagatTTCTCCACAATTTCAAGACAGCATAAAG AGATTAGTAATGGATGAGATGGAAACTGTAAAAGGTTTTGCAAAGGAATCAACAGTTCCTTTCAGAGAAAGACTAAAAATCATGGTTGGCGTAGCCAACCCTGAAGATCTTCATTTAAATCCCGCGGAGAAAAAACTTTTACATGCGTATAATGAAAAACCAGTGCTTTCGCGTCCTCAACATGCCTTCTACGAG GGAGGCAACTACTTTGAGATAGACCTGGATGTTCATCGATTCAGCTACATATCCAGGAAAGGATTTGATGCATTCCGAGAACGACTGAAACATGGAATTCTTGATCTTGGATTAACAATTCAG GCACAGAAGCAAGAGGAGCTGCCAGAGAGAGTTTTGTGCTGTGTTCGATTGAACAAAATCGATTTTGTAAATCGTGGCCAGATACCTCAGCTTATAACCCCtgttgataactga